The Saccharomonospora glauca K62 genome has a segment encoding these proteins:
- a CDS encoding PHP domain-containing protein encodes MNPGGVLRQVALRLEREGASSYRVRAFRRAAAVIERLSREELERRAAEGTLTELSGIGQTTAGVVVDALAGREPAYLTEVVGSAGNLPEGGELLAALRGDCHTHSDWSDGGGSVDEMAEAARVLGHEYLVLTDHSPRLAVARGLSADRLRRQLDVVAELNAAYASEGTPFRVLTGIEVDILDDGSLDQEPELLAELDLVVASVHSHLRMDSRRMTGRMVAAVSNPNVDVLGHCTGRLVTGRGRPASEFDADAVFEACREHDVAVEINSRPERLDPPRRLLSRARELGCRFAVDTDAHAPGQLGWQPYGCARALDCGVAVGDVVNTLPAARLLEWTRR; translated from the coding sequence ATGAACCCCGGCGGCGTGCTCCGGCAGGTCGCGTTGCGCCTCGAACGCGAGGGAGCGTCGAGCTACCGCGTCAGGGCGTTCCGCAGGGCCGCCGCGGTGATCGAGAGGCTGAGCCGGGAGGAACTGGAGCGCCGGGCCGCCGAGGGCACCCTCACCGAGCTGAGCGGCATCGGCCAGACCACGGCCGGTGTCGTCGTCGACGCGCTGGCGGGCCGGGAACCCGCCTACCTGACCGAGGTCGTGGGAAGCGCGGGGAACCTCCCCGAGGGCGGGGAACTGCTCGCCGCGTTACGCGGGGACTGTCACACGCACTCCGACTGGTCGGACGGCGGCGGCTCCGTCGACGAGATGGCCGAGGCGGCGCGCGTACTCGGCCACGAGTACCTGGTGCTCACCGACCACTCTCCCCGGCTGGCGGTGGCACGGGGGTTGAGCGCCGACCGCCTGCGTCGCCAACTGGACGTCGTGGCCGAACTCAACGCCGCGTACGCGAGCGAGGGCACGCCTTTTCGGGTCCTCACCGGCATCGAGGTCGACATCCTCGACGACGGCTCGCTCGACCAGGAGCCGGAGTTGCTCGCGGAGCTGGATCTCGTGGTGGCGAGCGTGCACTCCCACCTGCGGATGGACTCGCGCCGGATGACCGGCCGCATGGTCGCCGCCGTGTCGAACCCGAACGTCGACGTGCTCGGCCACTGCACGGGACGGCTGGTCACCGGCCGGGGCAGGCCCGCCTCGGAGTTCGACGCCGACGCCGTGTTCGAGGCCTGCCGGGAGCACGACGTCGCCGTGGAGATCAACTCTCGTCCGGAACGGCTCGACCCTCCCCGACGGCTGCTGAGCCGGGCTCGCGAGCTGGGGTGCCGTTTCGCCGTCGACACCGACGCCCACGCACCGGGTCAGCTCGGCT